The DNA region ATTGTTCAATTTAATAGGAGTAATTCTAAGTGGCCTACTTGttgtatcctactaagaatgatgtgtcTATTAAAATCgtcattgggcttgtgattgatcattattgaatttttattagaggataattttaatagccacattatttttagtAGGACATAAGTAAACCACCTAGAATTACGCagtatattttgaaaagaaacaaaataacagtttaaaaatgtaaaaaaaacatgttttttttaacagatcagacagtatatttttaaaaacgcacaattttaataatattttgagaTACGGGCTGCCACATCTTAATTAGAATAGTGGAACAGTTTAATTTTGGTAATTCTAAAACAAGGCTAACTAAATTCTTTGACTAGTCCACCTTTTTATCGAAGTATTGACCAAAAAGGCCCTAAGATGGCGTATTGCGGTTGGCAGCCACACCGACCTTcgccttttatatatatatatatataagaatcatATGCCAAATTCAATTCATAATTAAGCAAACGAGTTTCCCATGGCTAGAATTCTTCCATCCATGGCTTCCCAGATGATCATCGTCTTCTTCCTTCTATATTCCTTCTCTGCAACTTTTGTCTCTGCAGGAGAAGATCAAGGCTTTGGATTTGGAAGAATCTTAGACAAGAAGCGACACAAGCTGAGGAAACCAAAGCTGAACCactttcacttcttttttcaTGATATTCTGAGTGGCCGGAATCCCACCGCCGTCATGGTTGTGCCGCCACCCTCCAACACATCATTGACGGGGTTTGGCTCTGTAGCCATCATGGATGACCCATTAACCTTAGGACCCGAACTCAGCTCGAAAACGATAGGAAAGGCACAGGGGCTTTATGCCTCTGCCTCACAAGAAGAATTTGCTTTGTTGATGGTCATGAACTTTGCCTTCTCCGTAGGAAAATATAATGGTAGCAGTCTTTCCATTTTAGGAAGAAACCCCGGCGCCACCAGCAAGGTGAGAGAGTTTCCGGTGATCGGAGGCAGCGGGCTGTTCAGGTTTGCTAGGGGTTATGCTCTCGCCACCACTCatgacttgaacttgaagacgGGTGATGCTGTAATCGAGTACAATGTCTATGTGCTCCATTattgatcttcttctttttctttcccaaattttaTAACTCTGAATAATTTCCTCACCTTTTATTGGGAATATATATGTAGCtagctttcaattattttggcTTGTGTTGTTTCTATTACTATTACTTTCCTCCAATGATTTTCTCCGTTTCATTTGAAATTCTTAGTATACACATTTCAAAAGTTTTGTTCATattctgttaaattttttgcGGTACTCTCATGTCACATCCAATCAAAAGGAAACATGTGTGGCGTTTCATATCGCCCAAGAATAagaatgtgcttatatgtatacaaTAACAATGCATTTTAAAGCCATAATGACAATAAACTTATCAAAATTCCGTAATTAATCGTGCTTCTGCGAGAATAATATAAACTAGGATGAGTGATTTCCTGCAAAGTCTAGTTAAAAATATCCAAATGCGAACAATATTGTATTATTGATGTGGGCGTTACAACATGTCTAATGTCTCtcctaatttgaaaaaaaaaattaacaaacaaaatgaGGGTAATCTAACgacccattaatttttttttttattattaaatgggACTCGTACAATATTCTGATTGAGTATGATATATATNNNNNNNNNNNNNNNNNNNNNNNNNNNNNNNNNNNNNNNNNNNNNNNNNNNNNNNNNNNNNNNNNNNNNNNNNNNNNNNNNNNNNNNNNNNNNNNNNNNNCTTCAAGGGAGAAATGCTAACCGAATTTGATTAGCACTATTTAAGCTCACCAAATATTTCAGCAATTGATGACCGGATGCAGATGCGAGCATTTTAATCTCATTTTAGCATTTTGGCTACCCTAATGTGAGTGCTCTTAGACTTCCTCCCAAGACCAAAGAGGAAAAAGACTTTCAAATGAGACTAGCATGTAATTCTTTTAATatgcaatttatttttgtcacacttaattatatttatgtttcCATTAATTGTTTGTTTAGTTAACAAAGACTGTTCACAAACTCATATTGTGTCATTATCTTTTTGGatttcagtctattaaattgacatgtgttcaaaatgcatcacatgcattttaaacACATTGTCAGCTTACTAGactgaattagaaaaaaataaataaatagtctTAGTtaagaggaaaactttgttcttacttttttacagtaaaaagaatgtaaaaaataaaaaataaaaaacttaaaacaaatcATGAAGAATGTGTTAAATatttatgtagtttttttttttttttttttgacatattatCCACTCACAAACATTAACAAACTCaatttacatatatattgtAGAGCAAATTGAACTCTTACAAATTCAAGCTAGCAACACTTTTCATAATTAATCCTCTCAAATAGCAAGTAACTCATTTGTCATAGACTTATATAATTAGACATGACAATCTCTACTATTCATAGTTTCATCACAATATTACCcagaaataatattaatccatTACCAAAGGATACTCTTTTGAGcttaattaagaaatattaagCACTTGATctattatttcatttattaatttgttatcatatatatgttctagtCGTAGGCTTAATATAGTTGCAATATTCTATACTTTCTTTGGCTATAAATAGAAAATGTTAAAGATTGGAAGTTTTAATCCTAATTTCATAAGCTAAATGcacattttaaaacaaaatcgcTAAAAAATTGTTCAATTTAATAGGAGTAATTCTAAGTGGCCTACTTGttgtatcctactaagaatgatgtgtcTATTAAAATCgtcattgggcttgtgattgatcattattgaatttttattagaggataattttaatagccacattatttttagtAGGACATAAGTAAACCACCTAGAATTACGCagtatattttgaaaagaaacaaaataacagtttaaaaatgtaaaaaaaacatgttttttttaacagatcagacagtatatttttaaaaacgcacaattttaataatattttgagaTACGGGCTGCCACATCTTAATTAGAATAGTGGAACAGTTTAATTTTGGTAATTCTAAAACAAGGCTAACTAAATTCTTTGACTAGTCCACCTTTTTATCGAAGTATTGACCAAAAAGGCCCTAAGATGGCGTATTGCGGTTGGCAGCCACACCGACCTTcgccttttatatatatatatataagaatcatATGCCAAATTCAATTCATAATTAAGCAAACGAGTTTCCCATGGCTAGAATTCTTCCATCCATGGCTTCCCAGATGATCATCGTCTTCTTCCTTCTATATTCCTTCTCTGCAACTTTTGTCTCTGCAGGAGAAGATCAAGGCTTTGGATTTGGAAGAATCTTAGACAAGAAGCGACACAAGCTGAGGAAACCAAAGCTGAACCactttcacttcttttttcaTGATATTCTGAGTGGCCGGAATCCCACCGCCGTCATGGTTGTGCCGCCACCCTCCAACACATCATTGACGGGGTTTGGCTCTGTAGCCATCATGGATGACCCATTAACCTTAGGACCCGAACTCAGCTCGAAAACGATAGGAAAGGCACAGGGGCTTTATGCCTCTGCCTCACAAGAAGAATTTGCTTTGTTGATGGTCATGAACTTTGCCTTCTCCGTAGGAAAATATAATGGTAGCAGTCTTTCCATTTTAGGAAGAAACCCCGGCGCCACCAGCAAGGTGAGAGAGTTTCCGGTGATCGGAGGCAGCGGGCTCTTCAGGTTTGCTAGGGGTTATGCTCTCGCCACCACTCatgacttgaacttgaagacgGGTGATGCTGTAATCGAGTACAATGTCTATGTGCTCCATTattgatcttcttctttttctttcccaaattttaTAACTTTGAATAATTTCCTCACCTTTTATTGGGAATATATATGTAGCtagctttcaattattttggcTTGTGTTGTTTCTATTACTATTACTTTCCTCCAATGATTTTCTCCGTTTCATTTGAAATTCTTAGTATACACATTTCAAAAGTTTTGTTCATattctgttaaattttttgcGGTACTCTCATGTCACATCCAATCAAAAGGAAACATGTGTGGCGTCTCATATCGCCCGAAAATAagaatgtgcttatatgtatacaaCGCATTTTAAAGCCATGATGACAATAAACTTATCAAAATTCCGTAATTAATGGTGCTTCTGCGAGAATAATATAAATCAGGATGAGTGATTTCCTGCAAAgtctaattaaaaatatccAAATGCGAACAATATTGTATTATTGATGTGGGCGTTACAACATGTCTAATGTCTCtcctaatttgaaaaaaaaaattaacaaacaaaatgaGGGTAATCTAACgacccattaatttttttttttattattaaatgggACTCGTACAATATTCTGATTGAGTATGATATATATGAGTCATGATTCAGAGCACGCtaggctaaattttttttttttttttttcaaaaaaattaaaataataaaataataataaaaaaaaaaaatcacggccggcgtgcttcactgttgaagcacgccgggcgtgctcaatatctttaccctatatatatatatatatatatatggcagcatcattaaaaatttaatgaataaattttttaacttaaaaggaATGTTTTTCcccagaaaaaaaaaggtacagaAAGTCCAAGCATATGCACTTTTATTCCACAAGCGTGATTATAATGGGGAGGTAGTGGTGGTTTTAAATATGTGGACTACTGTGGTTGTCTATTACAATGATAGACTTTCACATCCCGTTGGAAAATCTGCAGTTGCTAATATTATATTACCcaataatgattaatgtttGTTGGATATTAGAAGCCAATTCTGACTTGTAAGCTAAGCTTGGGGccaaagactaaaaagactttTATATGAGACTTAGCATGTAATTCTTTTAATATGCAGTTTATTTTTGTCACACTTATATTTAACTCATCTTACAATGAACTCCTTTTTCATTCAAAACCTCTCATCAATATGCAAACACAACAGGAAAATTAATTAGACCTCTCAAATCAATCGTTTGTAGAAAAGAATAGGCTATCGAGAAGCAAATAATTCAGGTCGATGATAATGTTAATAAATGGTAACTACAAGAACAAAGGGTGAGATAGTcgtgggataaaaatataattttaaaaattattttgtatgaaTAAGGCAACAtcacctaaaataaaaatgaatcattgttacaaaaataaatttaaatgttGATTGATACtgccacatcaacaaaataaaataaaaatatgatttctaacattactccgGCCGAAAAGTGTCAACTTGCAAGTACTTTCATTTGACAAAAACACAAACCATTGTCAATCTCCTACATCATGGGTAAGGTTTGTGGGCCAGAAAAGTCGCTGTTTCTCTGTCTTACTCTTGACCCATGATACCCTACAATTCTGGACTTTGAGTTGTGCTCCATAGGCCAATAATGGGCCTATATAGGCccttttcaatttcaacaagAAGATGGCGCTTTTGGTTTCACAGGGCCTATCATCTATGAGGGGCTGGTAATATCAGAGCTCTTTTTAATCTAACTGGTGACATGTTATCAAAGTAAGGTCTTGAATTCGGATTCTTCATTTCTTATCTGTTTAAACTTTTATAATAAATTGCGATTTAGCAACAAAGATGAGTTCAACAAGGGTTTTAGGTTACTAATTGGACAGATAatacaagagaaagagagaagatttaAGAATCCTTCCTGTGATGAGGTTAGAAGCCAGCATTTAGTTGGATTATGGGCAACTCAGTTCGCATTATGCTGAATTTCCATACATTTTTTCATGATTCTTTTGTGTCAAAACAATCGTAAGTAGACTGTTGAGCAAAAGATACTCATGTAACAGTCTGTCTGAATTTCGCCTGCTTGAGCAGGTATCTGTGTAGCTCAAAACCTAACTACTTGAGCTACTTCAATAGGGCAGCCCATGTGATACAGGTGCTCGAGCAACTCCAACCCTGCTTTATTGCACATAATCCTCGTCCCCATGTTGAAGGGTAAAAATTCGGTTTCGTGTATTAGTTTCAGGTCGTGTCGatacatgaatataaaattatattagttAACCTTAATTCGACTCATTCAATTAAACAGATTTAATACTACTAACTAGATCGCAACAAACAACTTTACGAGTTACGTTAAAAATTATTACACCAATACTCCAAAGAAAAATATCGCGGTGATGGCGCTAGCTGGATCGCAACAGACAACTTTGCCGGTGTCTGCGGCTGCATCATTTCTCACCATATTATGATAGCATCTACTCAAGTGAAGTGACTGTTGAGGCTTCTTGATAACGCAATGGAAGGGTCCCTTTTGGGGTCATACTTTCTGAAAGGGAGCTTTCAttcatttatt from Corylus avellana chromosome ca10, CavTom2PMs-1.0 includes:
- the LOC132164390 gene encoding dirigent protein 22-like, with the translated sequence MARILPSMASQMIIVFFLLYSFSATFVSAGEDQGFGFGRILDKKRHKLRKPKLNHFHFFFHDILSGRNPTAVMVVPPPSNTSLTGFGSVAIMDDPLTLGPELSSKTIGKAQGLYASASQEEFALLMVMNFAFSVGKYNGSSLSILGRNPGATSKVREFPVIGGSGLFRFARGYALATTHDLNLKTGDAVIEYNVYVLHY
- the LOC132164369 gene encoding dirigent protein 22-like — its product is MARILPSMASQMIIVFFLLYSFSATFVSAGEDQGFGFGRILDKKRHKLRKPKLNHFHFFFHDILSGRNPTAVMVVPPPSNTSLTGFGSVAIMDDPLTLGPELSSKTIGKAQGLYASASQEEFALLMVMNFAFSVGKYNGSSLSILGRNPGATSKVREFPVIGGSGLFRFARGYALATTHDLNLKTGDAVIEYNVYVLHY